One genomic region from Phragmites australis chromosome 1, lpPhrAust1.1, whole genome shotgun sequence encodes:
- the LOC133918014 gene encoding aspartic proteinase NANA, chloroplast-like: protein MAGRRLMLLLVTAAVAVFMAAAPAGGSKSVRFDLLHRKPASLAEQARMDRARAASISARRRRRAAETKTKTKTTAKAKAAPAAEAFAMPLSSGAYTGTGQYFVRFRVGTPAQPFLLVADTGSDLTWVKCRRPAPAHGAANGSSHSSASPHGRVFRPDKSRTWASIPCSSDTCTASLPFSLAACPTPGSPCAYDYRYKDGSAARGSVGTDSATIVLSGRAARKAKLRGVVLGCTASYNGDSFLASDGVLSLGYSNISFASRAAARFGGRFSYCLVDHLAPRNATSYLTFGPNPAFSSSSKAACGAAVPGARKTPLLLDHRMHPFYAVTVNGISVDGELLKIPRLLWDVERGGGAIVDSGTSLTVLARPAYRAVVAALSKKLARLPRVTMDPFDYCYNWTSPSSGEDLAVAMPKLAVHFAGSARLEPPAKSYVIDAAPGVKCIGVQEGEWPGVSVIGNILQQEHLWEFDLKNRQLRFKRSRCTQ, encoded by the exons ATGGCGGGTCGCCGCctgatgctgctgctggtgACAGCAGCGGTGGCCGTGTTCATGGCCGCCGCCCCGGCCGGCGGGAGCAAGTCGGTGCGGTTCGACCTGCTCCACCGGAAGCCGGCGTCCCTCGCCGAGCAGGCGCGCATGGACCGGGCGCGCGCGGCGTCTATCTCCGCGCGCAGGCGGCGCCGCGCGGCGGAGACCAAGACCAAGACCAAGACCACGGCCAAGGCCAAGGCGGCGCCTGCGGCCGAGGCCTTCGCGATGCCGCTCTCCTCGGGGGCGTACACGGGCACGGGGCAGTACTTCGTACGCTTCCGCGTGGGCACCCCGGCGCAGCCGTTCCTGCTCGTGGCCGACACCGGCAGCGACCTGACCTGGGTCAAGTGCCGGCGCCCCGCTCCCGCCCACGGCGCGGCGAACGGCTCCTCGCACTCGTCGGCCTCCCCGCACGGGCGCGTGTTCCGGCCGGACAAGTCCCGGACGTGGGCGTCCATCCCGTGCTCGTCGGACACCTGCACGGcgtccctccccttctccctcgccgCCTGCCCCACGCCTGGCAGCCCCTGCGCCTACGACTACCG GTACAAGGATGGGTCGGCGGCGCGCGGCTCGGTGGGCACCGACTCGGCGACCATCGTGCTGTCGGGGCGCGCGGCGAGGAAGGCCAAGCTGCGGGGCGTCGTGCTGGGCTGCACCGCCTCCTACAACGGCGACAGCTTCCTGGCCTCCGACGGCGTGCTCAGCCTCGGCTACAGCAACATATCCTTCGCATCCCGCGCCGCGGCGCGCTTCGGCGGACGCTTCTCCTACTGCCTCGTCGACCACCTCGCCCCGCGGAACGCCACCAGCTACCTCACCTTCGGCCCCAACCCGGCCTTCTCCTCGTCCTCCAAAGCCGCATGCGGCGCGGCGGTTCCCGGCGCGCGAAAGACGCCGCTGCTGCTCGACCACCGGATGCACCCGTTCTACGCCGTGACCGTCAACGGCATCTCCGTCGACGGGGAGCTCCTCAAGATCCCGCGCCTCCTCTGGGACGTCGAGAGGGGCGGCGGCGCCATCGTCGACTCCGGGACGAGCCTGACGGTGCTGGCCAGGCCGGCGTACCGCGCCGTAGTGGCGGCGCTGAGCAAGAAGCTCGCCAGGCTGCCGAGGGTGACCATGGATCCGTTCGACTACTGCTACAACTGGACGTCCCCGTCGTCGGGCGAGGACCTCGCGGTGGCCATGCCGAAGCTGGCGGTGCACTTCGCGGGGTCGGCGCGGCTGGAGCCGCCGGCGAAGAGCTACGTGATCGACGCGGCGCCCGGTGTGAAGTGCATCGGCGTGCAGGAGGGGGAGTGGCCCGGGGTGTCCGTCATCGGCAACATCCTGCAGCAGGAGCACCTGTGGGAGTTCGATCTCAAGAACCGACAGCTCAGATTCAAGCGGTCGCGGTGCACGCAATGA